The Planctomycetota bacterium genome includes the window CTGTTCGCCCGCCCCGCCGGGGATCGCCAGCAGCGTCCGCACCACTTCCTGGCGCCAGATCGACTCGTCGCCGAGGACGGTGCCGGCCGCGTATTGGTCGGTGGCGAGGAGGTCTTCGGGCGCGGCGGCAAACGAGCCGTCGGCGGCGAGCCGCACCGCGACCGCGGGGGACGGCGAGACGACGATGAACGGATCGGCGCCGTCGGCGGCCGGCGGATACCCGCCGACCTCGACCCGCCCCGTGACGCCGTCGGCCGTGAACCGCGCCCGGGCCACACCCCGCGCGAGGCTCTCCGCGCCGCCGAGCCACACCCGGTCGATGCTCGCGGCGTGGGTCGTCGTCTGGCTGACCTCGAGCCGGTCGTCGTCGCGGAACAGCAGCCGGCCCGCGAGCGCCCCGCGCTGGGCGCGGGGGTAGGTCCAGTGGCGCTGCTCTCCGACCCACTCGACCGGCCGCGACGCGGTGTCGTAGACGGCGGCGAGGCCGTCGACGTTGGCCTCGGCCGTCCGCGGCGCCACCCGGACCAGCTCGGTCGACGCGATCTGCGCCGGCACTCCCTCGCTGCGTTCCCGCGCCACCGTGAGCATCGCCCCGGTCGCCAGCGCCGCCAGGAGCGGCACCGCCACGCCGATCGCCGCCAGCGCCCCCCGCGCGAAGAGCAGCGCCGTCACCGCCACGAGGGCGGCACCGAACCCGCCGAGCACCCACGCCGCCAGCGCCCGACGCGGCACCGTGGCCCCGACGCGCTGCTCGAGCTCGCGCGGCAAGCGCCCGGGATCGAGCCGGCCGGGGCGCAGCCGGAACAGCTTCCCGGCGAGCGTGCGGAGGCTCTCCGTCGGCTGCTTGCCGTCGGCCGTGAGCCAGCCGCGCGGGCCGAGCGCCGTGATCACCACCTCCCCCTGGCCATAGGGCACGACGATCGCCGCCGGCCAGCCGCCGACCCGCGCGATCACGTCGGGATGCGACGTCACGACGCGCACCAGCTCGACGGGCAGGTCGTGCGCGCAGCGATCGGCGATCGGGCTGCCGTCCTCGCGGACGCCGTCGATGACGAAGTCGTCGAGCTCGACGCGGTCGACGATCTCGAGGCGGCAGTCGTCGCCGAGCAGCAGCGCCACCGTCTCGGGGCGGACCGCGTCGAGCGCCAGCCAGATCCGCCCGCCGTCGCGGACCCAGCCGCGGAGCGCCGCAGCGCCGGCGGTGTCGGCCGCGATCCGGTCGCTGGCGACGAGGATCTGGTCGAGCCCGCGGAGCGCCGACGGCCACGGCGGGAGAAAATCGTCGGCGAGGTCGGAGAGGGTCGTCGAGAGCTGCACCGCCTGCCGCGCGGCGGTGAGCGTCGTCGTCCACTGGTCGGAGCGCGCCGAGACCAGCGCCGCGTCGTCGAGGACCTGGCGGTCGAGGTAGGTCGCGGTCCTGACCGGCTCGTCGCTGATCCGCAGGAGGTCTTCCGACACGAAGCCGGTGCCCCCGTCCGACCGCGACAGCCGTTCGTCGCCGCTGCCCCCCTCGACCGTGATCACCGACATCGGCATCGTCGTCCGCCCCGCCGGCACCTCGGCGGGGATGCGCACGGGCAGCCAGGTCATCCGCTCGCCGCGCGCCGGCACCCACACGCGGCGCGCGAACTGCCGCCCATCGCCACCGGGAAACGAGACGACGATCGTCGCCTCGCCGTCGGTGGCGGTGCGGTTGGTGGCGAGGATGTCGAGGACCGACCACCCGCCGGGCACGTGCTTGAGCCGCGACGAGGCGTAGATCTCGATCCTGTCTTGGGCGGCGGCGGAGCCGAGTGCGACCAGCCACAGGCCGGCGGCGAGCCACCGCGCGCGCAACGCCCGCGACCGCGGCACCGGCACCGGGATCGGCGCGTGCGAAACGTAGGCCGGCTGACCGCTCATTGCCCGCTCTTTCCCGCGTCGGCGCCTGCCGTCGCCAGGCGGATGTTGCGGAACTCGGCCCACATCGGCTTGCCGGCGTGGAGCTGCAGCGCCATGACTCCCTCGGAGAGGAGTGTGTCGGGGCCGTCGGTGAAGTCGAGGATCAACCGGCCGTTGAGATAGTGCCGGATCCGCGGGCCGCTGGCGATGATCACCACGTCGTTCCAGTCGTCGAGCCGAAACAGTGTTGCAAATGCCTCCTGGTCGACCAGGTCGGCCGCCGCCACCTCCTTGCCACCTGCCCCCCACGTGGCGCGCTCGCCGACGAGGCAGATCCGCCCGCGCTTCCCCCCTTCGTCGTAGATGAAGCCGGCGACGTTGGGCAGCGTGGTTTCGTTGCGCAGCTCGTGCTGGTAGCCGCGGACGACCCACTTGTTTTTGGCGCTCGAGTCGGTGATGTGGCGCGAGCGGTATTGGATCCCGGAGTTGTTGGCGGCGTTGCAGCGGAACGACAGCCGGAGGTCGAAGTCGCGGACCGTCCCCTCGTTCCAGATCAAGAACGTATTGCCCGTGGCGACGTTCTCCGCGGTGGTCTCGCCATGGATCACGCCGTCGCGCACGCTCCACAGCCGCCCGTCGCCATCCCAGCCGGCGAGGTCACGGCCGTTGAACAGCTGCCGCATCCCGGCCGGCTCTGCAGGGGGCGCCTGGCCCGGCGACTGTGCCAGCGCCACGACCCCGCCCCAGGCCACGCCGAGGCATGCCGCGCACACGAACGAAACCCGCATTGCCGTACCCCCGCACTTTTTCCGTGGCCAAAGCCCTCCATGGCCTTTGTCCACTCAGGCGACCGCGGGAAACGCCAAAGGGTTTCCCAGGTCGCCGTCGGCCGCATCCGGCGGCCGATCACGTTGGCCACGGGATCCTGCTCCCCCGCGCGTGATTCCGCGGCGAGTATAGCGACCGGCGCTCGGGCGTGCGGGGCGGGGCCGCGCCGTCTCTCTCCGCATCAAAACTCCGCCGGGTGTTTGTCAGCCGGCGGCTTCCGGCGACAATGCGCGGCCGGTGGTCGGGTTGGGAACTGTTCGTTCCGCATGGAGGATTCCACGATGGCGGCGGCACGCTCGACGGCGGGGCAGGGGGGATGGCTGGCCGGTGCGCTCGCCGGTGCGGTGGCGCTCGTGCTGATCGCGCCGGCACTGCGGGCAAGCGCCGCCGACGCCACGCTTCACCGCGACACCTGGGGGGTGCCCCACGTGGTCTCCGATTCCGAGGCCGCCGGCCTCCATGCCCTCGGCTACGCCCAGGCCGAAGACCGCCTCGCCGACATCTACCTCGCGATCCGCACGGCCGTCGGCCGGATGGCGGAGGTCCAGGGGCCGCGGCTCCTCGAGCAGGACTACATCATGCGCCTGGCGCGCAACGACACGCTCCACGCCGACTACCTCGCCACCAAGGCCCCGGCGCGGCTGCGGGAAAACGTCACCGCCTTCACCGCCGGGATCCGCCGCTACATCGCCGAGCATCCCGGCGAGGCGGCCGACGTGGCGATCGACGTCGAGCCCTGGCACGCCCTGGCGATCGGCCGGGCGATGATCCTCCGCTGGCCGATCGGCACGATGATGGACGACCTCAAAAACGCCGACAAGCGCGCCCAGCCCGCCGCCGGCAGCAACCAATGGGCCGTCGCCCCGGCGCGGAGCGCCGACCGTTCGGCGATCCTTCTCTCCGATCCGCACCTCACCTGGGAAGGGCTGGCGGTGCTCTACGAAGCCCGCGTCCACGCCGGCGACCTGCACATGGCGGGCTTCTGGCTGATCGGCTCGCCGATGCTCGGCATCGGCCACAACCGCCACACCGGCTGGGCGCTGACCACCGGCGGCCCCGACACCTCCGACGTCTACCGGATGAAGTTCCGCCTCGCCCCGCGCCCCGAATACGAATACGACGGCCAGTGGAAGCCGGTGACGATCGAGTCGTTCACGATCCCCGTCCGCGGCAGCGACCCGGTCACG containing:
- a CDS encoding DUF1080 domain-containing protein, whose product is MRVSFVCAACLGVAWGGVVALAQSPGQAPPAEPAGMRQLFNGRDLAGWDGDGRLWSVRDGVIHGETTAENVATGNTFLIWNEGTVRDFDLRLSFRCNAANNSGIQYRSRHITDSSAKNKWVVRGYQHELRNETTLPNVAGFIYDEGGKRGRICLVGERATWGAGGKEVAAADLVDQEAFATLFRLDDWNDVVIIASGPRIRHYLNGRLILDFTDGPDTLLSEGVMALQLHAGKPMWAEFRNIRLATAGADAGKSGQ
- a CDS encoding penicillin acylase family protein; this encodes MAFVHSGDRGKRQRVSQVAVGRIRRPITLATGSCSPARDSAASIATGARACGAGPRRLSPHQNSAGCLSAGGFRRQCAAGGRVGNCSFRMEDSTMAAARSTAGQGGWLAGALAGAVALVLIAPALRASAADATLHRDTWGVPHVVSDSEAAGLHALGYAQAEDRLADIYLAIRTAVGRMAEVQGPRLLEQDYIMRLARNDTLHADYLATKAPARLRENVTAFTAGIRRYIAEHPGEAADVAIDVEPWHALAIGRAMILRWPIGTMMDDLKNADKRAQPAAGSNQWAVAPARSADRSAILLSDPHLTWEGLAVLYEARVHAGDLHMAGFWLIGSPMLGIGHNRHTGWALTTGGPDTSDVYRMKFRLAPRPEYEYDGQWKPVTIESFTIPVRGSDPVTRPAFYTHLGPVISTPDMASGTAYVGASPYFDQTGLYEQFDTMARARNVHEFNAALAMHQYNEQNVMCADVDGN